One Chloroflexota bacterium genomic region harbors:
- a CDS encoding SOS response-associated peptidase, which produces MCGRFAQPHSAEELGRIFRARPTVDLPGERYNVAPTDEVAGVVEHHGERVIEPFRWGLVPWYAEDRRGAARLINARAETVERSPAFRTSFAKRRLIVPAAAFYEWHRADGRREPFAVRRRDGEPLALAGVWAVWREADTGERLYTCSILTTVPNDLVSPIHNRMPVILDPADWDLWLSEDAGLAELRALLFPFPSQPLDAYPVSAAVNSVRNDGAELLAPIG; this is translated from the coding sequence ATGTGCGGCCGATTCGCGCAGCCACATTCCGCGGAGGAGCTGGGCCGCATCTTCCGGGCCCGGCCGACGGTCGACCTCCCGGGTGAGCGGTACAACGTGGCGCCCACCGACGAGGTGGCCGGCGTCGTCGAGCACCATGGGGAGCGGGTTATCGAGCCGTTCCGGTGGGGTCTGGTCCCGTGGTACGCGGAGGACCGGAGGGGGGCGGCGCGCCTCATCAACGCGCGGGCCGAGACGGTGGAGCGCTCCCCGGCCTTCCGGACCTCGTTCGCCAAGCGCCGCCTCATCGTCCCGGCCGCCGCGTTCTACGAGTGGCATCGGGCGGACGGCCGTCGCGAGCCGTTCGCCGTGCGGCGCCGGGATGGGGAGCCGCTGGCCCTGGCCGGGGTGTGGGCCGTCTGGCGGGAGGCGGACACCGGGGAGCGGCTGTACACGTGCTCGATCCTGACCACCGTCCCGAATGACCTGGTCTCGCCCATCCACAACCGGATGCCGGTGATCCTGGATCCTGCCGACTGGGACCTGTGGCTGTCGGAGGACGCAGGGCTCGCCGAGCTGCGAGCGCTCTTGTTCCCGTTTCCGTCCCAGCCCCTGGACGCCTACCCCGTCTCGGCCGCCGTGAACAGCGTCCGCAACGACGGGGCCGAGCTTCTGGCGCCCATCGGGTGA
- a CDS encoding AAA family ATPase, with protein sequence MTVLDLPPGALVVLIGPAGSGKSTLAARHFSSTEVLASDDYRAAVAGDAGDQSVTGQAFGRLHADLERRMGAGQLTVIDATNVQGWARRRLLAAAARHRRPTIALVLALPLEISLARNAARTDRRVPPSAVRRQDRFLRASLPKLEEERYDTVAVLTDPDQVESLEVRRIRDTT encoded by the coding sequence GTGACGGTCCTCGACCTGCCGCCGGGGGCGCTGGTCGTGCTGATCGGCCCGGCGGGGAGCGGGAAGTCGACCCTGGCCGCCCGACACTTCTCCTCGACCGAGGTGCTCGCCTCGGACGACTACCGCGCGGCCGTCGCCGGCGACGCGGGCGACCAGTCCGTGACCGGCCAGGCGTTCGGCCGCCTGCATGCCGACCTGGAGCGCCGGATGGGTGCCGGCCAGCTGACCGTGATCGACGCAACCAACGTCCAGGGATGGGCCCGCCGCCGGCTCCTGGCCGCGGCCGCTCGTCATCGCCGCCCGACGATCGCCTTGGTGCTGGCCCTCCCGCTGGAGATCAGCCTGGCCCGCAACGCCGCCCGGACCGACCGACGTGTCCCGCCCTCCGCGGTTCGCAGACAGGATCGCTTCCTGCGGGCGTCGTTGCCGAAACTCGAGGAGGAGCGATACGACACCGTCGCGGTGCTCACCGACCCCGACCAGGTGGAGAGTCTCGAGGTGCGCCGGATTCGGGACACAACGTAA
- a CDS encoding TfoX/Sxy family protein yields MDPHRSGGWKKSSAELVNSFAAAIAALPELERRQMFGYPAAFANGHLVTSLHQERWVVRLPDAGLAELAMLGGTRFEPMPGRPMRGYLAFPADMVANPDALQPWLERALAHVLQMPPKEKAKR; encoded by the coding sequence ATGGATCCGCACCGTTCCGGCGGCTGGAAGAAGTCCTCCGCGGAGCTCGTGAATAGCTTCGCAGCCGCGATCGCGGCGCTCCCCGAGCTCGAACGTCGCCAGATGTTCGGCTACCCGGCGGCCTTCGCCAACGGCCACCTGGTCACCAGCCTCCACCAAGAACGTTGGGTCGTCCGTCTACCCGATGCGGGCCTCGCGGAGCTGGCGATGTTGGGCGGCACGCGGTTCGAGCCCATGCCCGGCAGGCCCATGCGCGGCTACCTTGCCTTCCCGGCGGACATGGTCGCGAACCCCGACGCCCTCCAGCCGTGGCTGGAGCGGGCGCTCGCGCATGTGCTCCAGATGCCGCCCAAGGAGAAGGCGAAGCGTTGA
- a CDS encoding nuclear transport factor 2 family protein — MTTEAALADWLDRYEQAWRNNDAAQIRALFTDDAIYRWHPWEEPADGADGADEIVQAWLEQPDDPDDWTLECEPLAINGELGVARCVTRYRATARGPARVYHNIWLVSLTDDGRCAEFTEYYMKEPIEETA, encoded by the coding sequence ATGACGACCGAGGCGGCGCTGGCGGACTGGCTGGACCGATACGAGCAGGCGTGGCGCAACAACGATGCCGCCCAGATTCGGGCGCTGTTCACCGACGATGCGATCTACCGCTGGCACCCCTGGGAGGAGCCCGCCGACGGTGCGGATGGCGCCGACGAGATCGTTCAGGCCTGGCTCGAGCAGCCCGACGATCCGGACGACTGGACCCTCGAATGCGAGCCCCTGGCCATCAACGGCGAGCTGGGCGTGGCCCGCTGCGTGACGCGCTACCGGGCCACCGCCCGCGGTCCGGCCCGGGTCTACCACAACATCTGGCTCGTATCGCTCACCGATGACGGGCGGTGCGCGGAGTTCACCGAGTACTACATGAAGGAGCCCATTGAGGAGACGGCCTGA
- a CDS encoding acyl-CoA thioesterase, translating into MSVDRLEHSEEWRVRTFELDSNGHVNNAVYLNYAEQVAVDHAEALGFGREWADRHQVAWAVREHHVVYHRPAVYRDLLLLTTRVQSLGGVRAVRHTTIRREADGELLAEITTQWVCLKLPEQRPTRIPADLKAAYARDLETDAAGA; encoded by the coding sequence GTGAGCGTCGATCGGCTGGAGCACTCCGAGGAATGGAGGGTCCGGACCTTTGAGCTGGACTCCAACGGGCACGTCAACAACGCCGTCTATCTGAATTACGCCGAGCAGGTGGCGGTGGACCACGCCGAGGCCCTGGGATTCGGGCGGGAGTGGGCTGACCGGCACCAGGTGGCGTGGGCGGTGCGTGAGCATCACGTGGTTTACCACCGCCCGGCCGTGTACCGGGACCTGCTGCTGCTGACGACCCGGGTCCAGTCCCTGGGCGGGGTGCGCGCCGTCCGGCACACGACGATCCGGCGCGAGGCTGACGGGGAGCTGCTGGCCGAAATTACGACCCAATGGGTGTGCCTCAAGCTGCCCGAGCAGCGTCCGACCCGGATCCCGGCCGACCTGAAGGCCGCCTACGCCCGCGACCTCGAGACCGATGCCGCGGGCGCGTGA
- a CDS encoding P1 family peptidase, whose protein sequence is MPRAREIGILIGRGRPGQNNAITDVAGVRVGHTTLISGDGPLVIGKGPVRTGVTVIVPHDGDIWREPVFAGCFTLNGNGELTGLEWMRESGFLGGAIGLTNTHSVGVVHDALIAQAVSGSQPGAESWALPVVGETWDGQLNDINGFHVRAEHLQAALEAAREGPVAEGNVGGGTGMICHEFKGGIGTASRVLPTEAGGWTVGVLVQANYGDRDQLRIDGVPVGEAIGAREVPSPWPVTRSPLTPMSARAGSEGGSIIGIVATDAPLLPHQCERLAKRAAIGVARVGGYASHGSGDIFAAFATGNRNLSATARGTADQGLTAPARLVVDGAITPLLLATVEAVEEAIVNALFAADTMVGRDGITAHALPHDRVIEVMRRYGRAAAVP, encoded by the coding sequence ATGCCGCGGGCGCGTGAGATCGGCATCCTCATCGGACGCGGCAGGCCCGGTCAGAACAACGCGATCACCGACGTGGCGGGGGTGCGGGTGGGCCACACGACCCTCATCTCGGGAGACGGCCCTTTGGTGATCGGCAAGGGCCCGGTCCGCACCGGCGTCACGGTGATCGTTCCGCACGACGGTGACATCTGGCGCGAGCCGGTCTTCGCGGGCTGTTTCACGCTCAACGGCAACGGGGAGCTGACCGGCCTGGAGTGGATGCGCGAGTCAGGGTTCCTGGGCGGTGCGATCGGGCTGACCAACACCCACAGCGTGGGCGTCGTCCACGACGCCCTGATCGCACAGGCAGTGTCGGGCTCCCAGCCCGGCGCGGAGTCCTGGGCCCTCCCCGTGGTCGGTGAGACATGGGATGGCCAGCTGAATGACATCAACGGCTTCCATGTCCGGGCTGAGCACCTTCAGGCGGCGCTGGAAGCGGCCCGCGAAGGTCCGGTGGCCGAGGGAAACGTGGGCGGCGGGACTGGGATGATCTGCCACGAGTTCAAGGGTGGGATCGGGACCGCATCGCGGGTCCTGCCGACCGAGGCGGGTGGCTGGACGGTGGGGGTGCTGGTGCAGGCCAACTACGGTGACCGCGACCAGCTGCGGATCGACGGCGTGCCGGTCGGTGAGGCGATCGGTGCCCGCGAGGTGCCCAGCCCGTGGCCCGTCACTCGCAGCCCGTTGACGCCCATGTCCGCGCGAGCCGGCTCGGAGGGGGGCTCGATCATCGGGATCGTGGCCACCGACGCGCCGCTGCTCCCCCACCAGTGCGAGCGCCTCGCGAAGCGGGCCGCGATCGGCGTGGCCCGGGTCGGCGGCTACGCCTCCCACGGGTCGGGTGACATCTTCGCCGCGTTCGCGACCGGGAACCGGAACCTCTCCGCGACGGCCCGGGGGACGGCTGACCAAGGCCTCACCGCGCCCGCTCGGCTGGTCGTCGACGGCGCCATCACGCCGCTCCTTCTGGCGACCGTGGAAGCGGTCGAGGAGGCCATCGTCAACGCCCTGTTCGCGGCGGACACAATGGTCGGTCGAGACGGCATCACGGCCCATGCCCTGCCCCATGACCGGGTGATCGAGGTCATGCGCCGATACGGCCGGGCCGCGGCCGTTCCCTGA
- a CDS encoding SRPBCC family protein has translation MDTQTDAVVRKSVIVPLSQEAAFRLFTDGIGTWWPGVTHSVAQSAAVEVVMDGAVGGRIFERTPDGTEVWGTITAWDPPGSFSTTWHPGYDPALATQLTIRFVAEGPNATRVELDHRGWDVHGDAAADRVAGYDTGWDTVLGKFVERAGG, from the coding sequence ATGGACACACAGACAGACGCGGTGGTCCGCAAGAGCGTGATAGTGCCGCTGTCGCAGGAGGCGGCGTTCCGCTTGTTCACGGATGGGATCGGGACGTGGTGGCCGGGGGTCACGCATTCGGTGGCACAGTCAGCCGCCGTGGAGGTCGTCATGGACGGCGCCGTCGGTGGCCGCATCTTTGAGCGCACTCCGGATGGGACCGAAGTCTGGGGAACGATCACCGCCTGGGATCCACCGGGCAGCTTCTCGACGACCTGGCACCCCGGGTATGACCCGGCCCTGGCCACGCAGCTCACGATCCGGTTCGTCGCCGAAGGCCCAAACGCGACCCGGGTCGAGCTCGACCATCGCGGCTGGGACGTCCACGGCGACGCGGCCGCGGATCGGGTTGCCGGCTACGACACCGGCTGGGACACGGTCCTGGGGAAGTTCGTGGAGCGCGCCGGCGGCTAG
- a CDS encoding metalloregulator ArsR/SmtB family transcription factor, which translates to MDTNQLDVLGALGDPTRRRIFERLLSGPMAVHQIADGMPVTRPAVSQHLRVLMDAGLVSVRPDGTRRVYAVSTDGLGALRTWMEEFWGRALEAYRVASESAAKE; encoded by the coding sequence GTGGATACTAACCAACTGGATGTCCTCGGTGCGCTGGGCGACCCGACCCGGCGCCGCATCTTCGAGCGGCTGCTGTCCGGCCCGATGGCCGTGCATCAGATCGCGGATGGGATGCCCGTGACCCGCCCAGCCGTGTCGCAGCACCTCCGGGTGCTGATGGATGCCGGGCTGGTATCGGTCCGGCCCGATGGGACGCGCCGGGTGTACGCCGTCAGCACCGACGGGCTGGGTGCGCTCCGCACCTGGATGGAGGAGTTCTGGGGCCGGGCCCTGGAGGCATACCGGGTCGCCTCGGAGTCAGCAGCGAAGGAGTAG
- a CDS encoding MFS transporter, with product MSGFMRGLRSNLGALEERNFRLLWLGQTGSTLGDGLSFVAIAFAVLEIGGTATDIGIVFAAFFLPNVVFLLVGGVWADRLPRNYVMLTSDGVRAVVQIGLALLLFSGSAQVWHIVIAAALHGTASAFFVPAATGLMPQVVSPDRLQQANALMTISRSAAFVIGPAVSGLLVAAGGPGVVFAVDAVTYVFSMVTLALLRIERALATVVRESFLSELAHGWREVRSRDWLIGSLVVFGVSNMAMGSFMVLGPVIFERELGGAATWGLVMTVGAFGALLGGGVALRWKPARPLAVGFALMLIGATRTLSLIPPLPVLAIAVAGLATLAAISISNTLWETVLQQRIPQESLSRVSSYDWMVSLAFQPIAFVLVGPLADTIGEVPTLLLASAIALAANFGALLVPSIRNMRRLETDPATEVAGEASMPITTGGSVP from the coding sequence ATGAGCGGCTTCATGCGCGGTCTGCGGTCGAACCTGGGCGCCCTCGAGGAGCGCAACTTCCGGCTGCTGTGGCTGGGCCAAACCGGCTCGACCCTCGGGGATGGCCTCTCGTTCGTCGCCATCGCCTTCGCCGTGCTGGAGATCGGCGGGACGGCCACCGACATCGGGATCGTGTTCGCGGCCTTCTTCCTGCCCAACGTCGTCTTCCTGCTGGTCGGCGGGGTATGGGCGGACCGGCTGCCGCGCAACTACGTGATGTTGACGAGTGACGGCGTCCGGGCGGTAGTGCAGATCGGCCTCGCGCTCCTCCTGTTCTCCGGATCGGCCCAGGTGTGGCACATCGTGATCGCCGCCGCCCTGCATGGGACCGCGTCCGCGTTCTTCGTGCCGGCAGCGACCGGGCTCATGCCCCAGGTGGTCAGCCCGGACCGGCTCCAGCAGGCAAACGCCCTCATGACCATCTCGCGCAGCGCCGCCTTCGTCATCGGTCCGGCCGTATCCGGCCTCCTCGTTGCGGCAGGTGGACCGGGCGTCGTGTTCGCGGTGGATGCGGTCACGTACGTGTTCTCGATGGTCACCCTGGCCCTGCTCCGGATCGAACGGGCCCTTGCAACCGTTGTCCGCGAGTCGTTCCTGTCCGAGCTGGCCCACGGCTGGCGCGAGGTCCGGTCCCGCGATTGGCTGATCGGGTCACTGGTCGTGTTTGGGGTTTCGAACATGGCAATGGGCTCGTTCATGGTCCTAGGCCCGGTCATTTTCGAACGCGAGCTCGGCGGAGCGGCGACCTGGGGCCTGGTCATGACGGTGGGTGCATTCGGGGCCCTCCTCGGCGGGGGAGTGGCCCTGCGCTGGAAACCGGCTCGCCCGCTGGCCGTGGGGTTCGCGCTCATGCTGATCGGTGCCACCCGCACGCTGTCGCTCATTCCCCCGCTGCCCGTCCTCGCCATCGCGGTCGCTGGCCTGGCGACGCTGGCCGCAATTTCGATCTCGAACACGTTGTGGGAAACCGTGCTCCAGCAACGGATTCCGCAGGAGTCCTTGTCGCGCGTGTCGTCGTACGACTGGATGGTGTCGCTCGCGTTCCAGCCGATCGCCTTCGTGCTGGTAGGCCCCCTGGCGGACACGATCGGCGAGGTGCCGACCCTGCTCCTCGCGTCGGCCATTGCC